tccattgtaaatattgactggaaatgttcatgtttcaactgtttaaaaacattggactcaggggaaaaaatctctaggtgtatataagtgaaagcccacctttgccattgtgacacagcacacaagtgtacacacaacgaaattgcattttatgcctcacctgtgcaagggtgcagcctacattggcatcccaagggagcagtatgttgcagtgtggcaggaaggtaccatgcttggggtacctcagtcatggaggatggaggagagagcactggttaattactccctccacatacctggcgggctgggagatgaaccagcaacctttgggttgttcagccctgggctacaggacaccctaaccgcttaccaatgactgcccacttatccatgactatataaaaaaaataccaagtagcgagtacacttttaaattaaaagggtcaatatagatgatagacttttcatccacaggcaggacttaggctacatacagtagatggtgaaatcctgcttacaaaaactgtttctcaataaatagttgtaaacttttgacatgtcaaagtcatagcctaaactgtAGGGTATGTTCTCATGTAAAGGGTAATTTTCACATCCAGCCCatgttcacagatttttttttttctcctgcagaatgattcaacgatggacattttgcttaattgtggaaaaaataaatggaaaaacgtctatgatttcttgtgttttcattggTGAGGCATATGGTGAAGCAGGAAGACCTCAAATAAGGCGGAATTCCACTGCAGCGGTGAGAACATTCAGACGTCTTTTTGTTTATGGAAAGAGCTGATTTTCTGGCATGCTAGGTGATTTTCTGACATGCTAGTTTCATAACTGCAACCTAAAATCAGCTGTTCCTCGAGACGTCCGGATGCTTTCCTCGCGCAGATGGGGTACGTCGAGTAGGTCGTAATTAAGTCGTAATTAAATCGGTTAAACATTGGCTCATGAGCGGATATAAGGCGGGCAACCGTCGGCTCATGGTAGGACTATAAATAATTATATCGGCATAACGGTGGCTCTCCATCGCCTGTCGCCTATTTGCCGACGTCTGCCCAACATCTTGCCGATGAGCAAACGGTCCTTTCAAAGACGTCGTGCCGATGTATTTTACATCGGGCAAAAAGCATCTTGCCAACGTTGGCAAGACGTAAGTGTGCTGTCTGGGTTGTTTACAAATTGTCATGTTGTTCGGGAATCAATAGTCCTTGAACTGTCATTGACAACATAGTTTTCTTCAACGATGTATAGGATATCCTTCCTGATATCAGTTTTTGACAGTGGGAAGAAAACACTCATATTCCTCTTGAAGAGGAAAAGGCTAAAATGCAATCAAATTCAACATATGGCAGCCTACATCACCATACTAAACTGATCAGCCGAACATAGCTGCTCAAGTAGACTACTTGAACTGATGTCAAGCATGTGTAGCAGTCTCAGCGTTGATGCGTATTattaatgggtaggcctatgggCCCTATCTCTCTTATCCCAATAGCCTACAGCCAGTTTTCTTCCATGGTGGTGTGcattgaacttgttttttgttgtcttCTCATAGGGCATACATTAATTTAATCCATATGCAGTCAAATGAGTGATAATTTGCACATGTGGGTTCTCATCCTCTGCTGCAATGGAGATAACTAAGCTACTGCTTAATATCGCCATTTAGTGGCACCTACTGGACAGATATCACAACTACACTTGTGGTTTGCTCATGGCAAAGTCAAGCAGGCctaccagtaggcctaccagtgAAAAGTTAGAAAATCTTTGTCAGTAGGAGGCCTATGTTTTGAATACTGGTCCTTCTTCTGTAAAAtatttacatttttctttttaaaaacacGTTGTATCCTCTGATGCTGTATTAGTTCAATATGAGAAACTGTAGAACATAGCTTAACacaatggagagaaaaaaatggcgAGGAACAAGTTTAGTTATTAGTCAATATTTTGTGATGCACCAGTATGCTGCTATAGCCTATTTTATTGTAGCTATAATATGCTGGCCTACAAAAAGCTAGGCCCATAAGAAAACCCAATCAGTTAATAAGCCATGCGAGCCTGGATGTTGATGATCTCAGGTGTTCTCAGGAGAGCATGAGCGGTGTCAGGGGACAGGTTCCCACGGAGACACTAGAGGATGCTGGATACACATGTAGTCTCCATAGAAACGGCTGTAGCAGCTCTACATGCAGGTGGTGTCATCTTTCACCTCATTATTGCTGGTCCTTTCTGGTCAATTTTTTTCTACAACAGACAATGACATGCATTCATTGATTCCCTGATATTAAGGCTTTTTATTGAGTAAAATCATATCATGGCAATCATATTTACAGCTCAATGTCATCACACAAGTAATCCTTAACTCTGGTTTAATTTCAACCCCACAAATAAATAACAGTAGCAAGTAAGAGAAAACTCTTTTGCCACTGATAAATGCCAACAAATTACACAAATAGCAACAGGTTATATTGAGTGCCTTAAATTGTACAAATAACGAAAATGCAAATGCTCTTTTGTAGACATCATGGGACTCTACAATATTTAGTATATTATAAAATGTCCATGTCAAAATGTCCATGTATTTGGAGGTTGAGGTGAgcacatccacaaagcagttatttaggtgccagacaaaagtggtagacaatggatcgaaacgttgctgttcataaaaatgaaatttaagtttatatttttggagctaatgcccagtGTGCGGACAACTTCATCACATTCAGTCTGAAAATGTTTGTGTACAAAAGTAAAAACCCCACTGACCTCCATGTAGCTTAATGGCTGGTAAGAGCCAAAGCCCTGCCAGCCCGGTAACTCGATCCCTTCAATGCTAATGGGACTGTCCGGTTAGTAGAGCATATTTGCAAGCTATTTGTGTTCTGTGTTTCCCCTCCTGGTcaccacaatgacaatgacaatgcagAGGCAGTTTGTGTGGATCATGCCCCATCCTTTGGCAAACATTTCACTGCTTTGTGTGCCAAAGggatatacgtacacacacacacaacctatacgGCCAAATTGGAGCTAGAGGAATAATCCTCACAGACAGGACTTTACTTCCAGCTCTGTCAGCTGACAACACTTCATATTCAATGTATTGTCACAGGCCTccataaaacaaaacatattaaATGTATTGTccataaaacaaaacaacatatcGTAACAAATAAAAGTTGAAAGTGGATGCGCCACCACAGTAACAGCCAATCTGAACAATGAACATATGGAACAGTGGTGAAGTGTACACCAGACACAATGCGGCTGTTCAGTGACATTCATATCTATGTAATAACTGCTATACATGTGGGCGTTTGAAAATGGGATTTTCATAAAGATATAATTGTTTTGATGATTTGTTGTGAGTCTTTGAACTTTAAACTTTGTCAGTTCTTCCATGTTTaaaagtagtgtaggtgatgcacgcacatccagtaaaacaggtgctggatcaaacaaacgtgcgtaaaagaagaaagaaaatccgcacactgttactgctcaccgatttacttaacacaacgtttcgacctcaggcagtCTCTGacaaagaccgcctgaggtcgaaacgttgtgttaaataAATCGGcaagcagtaacagtgtgcagattttctttcttcttttagttCTTCCATGTTTACCATGACTTCAGTCAACAGATATGATATTGTTAGAAATTCAGGTTGACCTTTTTGTTCTCTCCATAAATAAAACCAGGCACTTCTCTTTTTCAAGGTGAATTCAGCCTAATTTCTATAATAATATAACCTCTCTTAAACATTTactttttaaccctttgaggagtaccatcacaaatatgtgattagaattttggcaattttttgagttctcattatgatgtcataaggacattgcgagatttttaacaccgacttctatgggagctgtagagtgtgtaaaattctagaagaatgggggaaaatccttactcctcaaagggtacATTCATAGAAATACAGATTCATCTAGAGTACATGTTTGAGGTTTTCTCAATTAGGCCTATACTTATTACCATCCTCTCAAAACTAAATCACATTACATTGTAGAAATAATACAGGATATGCCAAAATAACAAACACCACAACAAAATAACAAGGTGTACTCAAGCTCTAGTTTACAGAACATTTTAACAGACCTCTGGATCATCCAATATCTCACAGATATTGACAGGGGCAGGGGGCTTCTTTTTCTCAGACATAGTCCTTCCTGTCGTACCCAGCCGCACTGGCCGAGTTGGGGTTGGTGTACGCCATCTTTCGGGGCTTGTACCTCTCCTCTCGCGGAGGGCAGGTACTGCACAGCATGATGCCACCAAAGAGCAGCAGAGCGGCGGACGCCCAGCCGATGTACAGGGAGGAGCCCAGCTCACGACGAGTGGAGGCAGGCAACAGAGGGTTGTAAAAGTCCTGGATGGTGCGGTTAGCAGACCAAGACACGGGGATGATCACCAGTACACCAGCAACGATGAACATGATGCCTGAGAAGATCATGGTCTTGGCCTTGGATGCCTCGTCCTCAATGCAGTTGGTGCATTTGGCGCCCATGATGGAGATTAGAACTCCCAGCACCCCCAggatgatggcgatgatggtCATGGCACGAGCCGCTTGCAGGTCCGAACTCAGAGCCAGCATGGAGTCGTAGACCTTGCACTGCATCTGGCCCGTGCTCTGCACCACGCAGTTCATCCACAGGCCCTCCCAGATGGTCTGCGCCGTGATGATGTTGGACCCTACGAAGGCAGACACCCTCCACATGGGCAGGGCACAGGTCACGATGGTGAGGATCCACCCGATTATCCCCAGACTGATACCGCCAATCTCCAGACCCATCGACATGGTGTCCTTACTGTTTAAACTCCCTCAGAGATCAAAGTagaaaaaaaattacccaacaaTATTTAAGTCTGCTTTCCAGTAATGTTTTCAGAATTGGCTCACTTAGACAGTATCTGTGCCTACTCTAAAAATTCCAGGCACACAACAGGCGGAGAGCAGGCATGTTCCTTTGGGTTGCTGGTCAGGAGGGAGAGGTTGTGCTTCTGGTGAGGAGAGACACAGGGAGCTCATTAAGATAGACtacctgtgagtgtgtttgcttaACCCTTAGTTCTGCTCAGCTCCTCCCCACATTGAATATGCATCCCTCCCAGAATGCTCAGCTCGCTCGGCTTAATTGCCCTCCTTTGTCTACGATGCTGCAGCACTCAAGGACAGTGAGGAGAGGGGCACTTTCCATGATAACACAAGATGTCTGATTTTGTTGATGCAACACAGAACGGTTTAAAGGCAGTGTGTTGTTGGTGGACGTGAAACACTAGAAACAGAGATTAGATAACCATCCAAAAGTAACAATTGTAGTGATTTATATCAACAACAAGCCTTCTAACACAGGCAGCCACACGAGCTGGGGAGAAGGATCCAGAAGTCtgatgtgtttacagtatgtcacAGTACACCCCTCAAATTTCTGGAGATTTTGAAGTATAATCTTTATATggaacaacattaaagaaatttcacgtTGACACAATGTACAGTAGTCAGAGTACAACTTACATACTTCAACCATAAATTGAACAACAATACATTGAAGCAGTTTTACAAGTTGTACGCTGGctattcattgtgtcaaagtgaaatttctttaatgttgtacCATGAAAAGATATTTTTACAAATCTCCAGAAgcgtgaggggtgtactcacttcagTGACACTTCTGTGTGTCCTGGGGCAGCACCCTAGTTCCTACTACAGAGTGAGCAGAAGTCCCAGATTTTGGTGCCCTCTTCCCAGTAAAGTATAGGCGCCAAGGGGgacaagcgctattcagacaaaCCGCTGTTCAGATATACCGCtgttcagacataccgctattcagacatccgtcatgccgtagggttagggtaactgcatgcactctccctataCTGATAAAACCTGAACAacatagcacaaaccacagatttGGCAGATTTCAGTGGGAAACatgccggtattcagacaatagacatcaatgtctgaatagtggcatgtctgaatagcggcatgtctgaatagtgcCACGTTAACCATTGGCCAATTCAACTTTGTACCCAATGTCTCAAGCTACAAAGTTACTATTGTATTGCTTGCTGGAATTCACTGTTCTCAAGGCAAATGGGGATGTCACAATGACTTTCCTTGTCTGACGTCTGGTATCCTTAGTAGGTTTGGAAAACAAAACCTGCAGTTAAGACTAGAAGTACATTTTTGGCATGTATGAGCATGAAAGCGAAAATGAAagtaaaagcccaactgggaaactccaactcccattgtcattgtgacacggcacttCACAACActaaagtgaacactgcacacgacacacaacgaaattgcatgtatgccttacccgtgcaagggggcagccccaattgGCGCCCAAAAGGTagcagtgcggtggggcggtaccatgcacagggtacctcagtcatgcaggaggatgggggagagcactggttaattactcccccaacctggcgggtcgggagtcgaaccggcaacccttgggTTACGAGTCTGAGGCCCTAgccgtacccatgactgcccatgatgtTCCACCACCACGCCCTTCTGCCTGTTGTAAACCTGATAACATCAGGTGCACCTTGATGATGCCTGATCTCAAATTGACTTGCATATGTTGTATGACAAAAATGACAATGTCTATTACATCCACATGTTTTAAACATCATAGAACAAGTCAGATTTAAAATTATGAATCACAACAGTGAATTAGTTTAGCGTAATAAATGCTCAAGACATGTTGTTTTTGACATGGAAACGACAAAACATTTGATCATTTGCATACCAATTAGGGTTTTTTGCCATACAGTATGTTATCATACAATTGAGTTTGAAGTtattgaaataaaaaaacaccaaaataacCAAACTGAAAACTGATACTGGTCTACTACAGAGATATTACAGCAACACTAAGCACTGTACAGACTTGTAGTGACTGTCCTCTCCTACAGGCTTCCCAAGTGTGACTAAAGCCATTCAGAACAATATAGAAATAATACAGGATATGCCAAAGAATAACtacaacaaacaccacaacaaaataacaagaggTACTTGAGTTTTACTCTGGGAGGGATGCATATTCAATGTGGGGAGGAGCTGAGCAGGTTACGCAAAAACACTCCTAGCTGAGCTCCCTGTGTCTCTCCTCACCGAAAGCACAAGCTCTCCCTCCAGACCAGCACCCTAAAGGAATGCCTGCTCTCTGCCTGTTGTGTGCCTGGATTTTGTAGAGTAGGCACAGATACCATCTAAGTAAGTCAATTCTGATAACACTACTGGAAAGCAGTCTTAAATATTTTGGGGGAATTTTTTTCTACTTTGATCTCTGAGGGAGTTACAGCAGTGAGGACACCATGTCGATGGGTCTGGAGATTGGCGGTATCAGTCTGGGGATAATCGGGTGGATCCTCGCCATCGTGACCTGTGCTCTGCCCATGTGGAGGGTGTCTGCCTTCGTAGAGAGCAACATCATCACGGCGCAGACCATCTGGGAGGGCCTGTGGATGAACTGCGCGCACCAGCAGAGCACGGGCCAGATGCAGTGCAAGGTCTACGACTCCATGCAGGCTCTGAGTTCGGACCTGCAAGCGGCGCGCGCCATGACCATCATCGCCATCACCCTGGGGGTGCTGGGGGTTCTGATCGCCATCATGGGCGCCAAATGCACCAACTGCATCAAGGACGAAGCATCCAAGGCCAAGACCATGATCTTCTCAGATGTCATGTTCATCATTGCTGGTGTACTGGTGCTGATCCCAGTGTCCTGGTCAGCTAATCGCACCATCCAGAATTTTTACAACCCTCTGGTGCTTGTCAGCCAGCGTCGTGAAATTGGTGCCTCTTTGTACATCGGCTGGGCATCCGCTGCTCTTTGGTGGCATCATGCATTATTCCGCGAAATACAAGCCCCAAATGCCAGTGTGGCTGGGTATGACAGGAAGGACTATTAAAAAGAAGCCTTTGCTGCCCCAGACAGCTTTGAGCGAGATATCGGATGATCCAGAGGTCTGTAAAAATGTTATGTACATTGAAGCAATGTAAGTTATGCGCTggcattgtgtcaaagtgaaatttcatgTATGTTGGGCTGTACCCACTTCTGTGACATGCACTGCTTATCCAACAGTGTAGTCCTATTGGGGCAGCACCCTACTTCCGAGAGTGAGCAGAAGTTCCAGATTtttacatgatgtttagtttagtttagtttgtgtgtgtgtgtactcgttatttactcttaaaaaaaaaaaaaacctaacccctctctgcaactgcacttgttctgtatatctcctgtgcactttgtatttgcttgtgatgttggcttgattatgtcctctcttgaaagtcgctttggttataaagtgtctgccaaatgcaatgtaatgtaatgtaatgtaattttggtGCCATCTTCCCAGTAAAGCATAAGCCAATTCAACTTTGTACCCAATGTCTCAAGCTACAAAGTTACTACTATATTTCTTGCTGAAATTCACTGTTCTCAAAGCACACGTCACAATGAAATGTTGCTTGTCTGACGTCTGGTATCCTTATGTCGTAGGTTTGGAAAATAAAGCTGCAGATAAGACTAGAAGTACATTTTTGGCATGtataagcagggccgctgacagctttggctgggcccaggacaaagttatctgaaagggcccccctacctaatacatacaatgtgatggggacccaattctgggccccttctgttCGTGGGCCCGTgccaactgacccatttgtccccttgtcggcttccctgtgtatgAGCATGTTCCACCACCATGCACTCCTGGCTGTTGCAGATTTGATAACATCAGATGCACCTTGATGATACCTGATCTTGACTTGACTATACTGCACAGCAAACTTATTTTTCTTGTTAACCTTAAAGGgtcactgtgcaagatttttagttgtttatttccagaatccatgctacccattccctaatgttacctttttcatgaatatttaccaccaccatcaaattctaagtattcattatgattgggaaaattgcacttttcatacagtaaaagggggatcttctcaatggtccgccattttgaatatccagaaatagtcatttctagctgcaaaaatgactgtacttgggccatcatagaaaatatgagtttattacctagtaaactttcatgaaaatatcaaatttggcaataggcaacccagtttcaatgagcagcatagttgcagtacctttttttttatAACATCAGATGCACCTTGATGGTACCTGATCTTGACTTGACTGTACTGCACAGCAAACTAGTTTTTCTTGTTAAGTATTCATTACACAGATACACTTCTTACACCATGTACAACACAATACCTCTTATTATgttattagggcagtcatgggtcagcggttagggcgtcagacttgcatcccagaggttgccggttcgactcccgacccgccaggttggtggggggagtaatcaaccagtgctctcccccatcttcctccatgactgaggtaccctgagcatggtaccgtcccaccgcactgctccccatggggcgccactgaggcataaatacaattttgttgtgtgcagtgtgcagtgttcacttgtgtgctgtggagtgctgtgtcacaatgacaatgggagttggagtttcccaatgggctttcactttcatgttgTCCTGTCTTGCATTTCATTGCCTGTCTTCCCTAAGtatgtcaatgtctttacatgaGATAGTGAGAATTATTTGGACTCCTTTGTATGATCAGTGCATGTGAAGATGTGAAGAAATTCACAACAAATCTGACTTAGATTATTACTCCTCTCCTTTGGGGTCTGAATGTTACTCTGGTCTGGTCTATTTAACAGCTATCACATGTTGACCTGACATCATTCTTGTCAATCCTAAGTCTTGTAATATAtgagtt
This window of the Engraulis encrasicolus isolate BLACKSEA-1 chromosome 7, IST_EnEncr_1.0, whole genome shotgun sequence genome carries:
- the LOC134452535 gene encoding claudin-4-like isoform X1; protein product: MSMGLEIGGISLGLIGWILAIVTCALPMWRVSAFVGANIITAQNVWEGLWMNCVVQSTGQMQCKVYDSMLALSSDLQAARAMTIIAIILGVLGVLIAIMGAKCTNCIEDEASKAKTMIFSGVMFIVAGLLVIIPVSWSANRTIRDFYNPLIPPSTRQSLQDTMSMGLEIGGISLGIIGWILTIVTCALPMWRVSAFVGSNIITAQTIWEGLWMNCVVQSTGQMQCKVYDSMLALSSDLQAARAMTIIAIILGVLGVLISIMGAKCTNCIEDEASKAKTMIFSGIMFIVAGVLVIIPVSWSANRTIQDFYNPLLPASTRRELGSSLYIGWASAALLLFGGIMLCSTCPPREERYKPRKMAYTNPNSASAAGYDRKDYV
- the LOC134453274 gene encoding claudin-4-like, which encodes MSMGLEIGGISLGIIGWILAIVTCALPMWRVSAFVESNIITAQTIWEGLWMNCAHQQSTGQMQCKVYDSMQALSSDLQAARAMTIIAITLGVLGVLIAIMGAKCTNCIKDEASKAKTMIFSDVMFIIAGVLVLIPVSWSANRTIQNFYNPLVLVSQRREIGASLYIGWASAALWLVGGVINQCSPPSIKSEIQGSSHPHSTNTTPAWGNGAAIKGTTFSEHDAAEMLVLH